The genomic interval TATGAACTATCAGATTGTTTACAGGGACGACCCTTACAAAATGCTATAAAAAAAATAAAAGAAAATTTCTACATTATACCTACTAAACCAAAAGATAGTTCTCTAAAAAATTACGCAGAAACTAAATTATTCCAAGAACCATTTATATTTGAAGATTTAAACACTGAATTACAAAAATTAGGTTTTGAATATGCTGTATATGATTTGAGTCCATCAATTAGTCAACTAGAAAGATGTATATTACTTTCTATTAATGAAGTCATAACTCCTATAACTCCTGAATATTTTTCATTTGATGGTATAGAATTATTTTACAATGAGCTTCAAAAGATAAACAAGTCATACAGAAAAAAAATAAAATATGATAAGATTATAATAAATTTGATTAATAAATCATTTGAAACTCATAAACAATATTTAAACATTCTTCAAGACCTACAAAAATATAATATATATAAAGTAGGACAAGACAGAAAAATAGCTGACAGTCAAAAATATAATCAGACAATATATCAATACTATCCAAAAAGTAATACTATAGAAGAATTAAATAAAATAGCAAACGACTTAATAGGAGCATAGAAATGCCAATAAATAAAAGTAATAATACTTTATTAGAACAAGTACAAAATTCTAATTTATTTAAAGACAGTGATAAAAAAAATAATACTAATAAAAAATTAGAAAGTACCATAGTAATAAAGATAAATGAAGATCATAAAAAAATATTAGAAAATCATTTTAAAAATGAAAAAGGTCTTGCTTTATCAAGTGGTATAAGACAAATAATATTTGAATATATGAAAGATAATAATTTAATATAATATATTATTATACAAGGATACAAAAATGAAACTAATTATATTAGCAGGTGGTCTTGGAACAAGACTTGGAGAGGAAACATATATAAGGCCGAAACCATTAGTTGAAATAGGTGGGCGTCCTATTATATGGCATATAATGAAATATTATTCATTTTATGGAATAAATGAATTTGTTATTTTATTAGGATACAAAGGTTATATGATAAAGGAATTTTTTGATAATTACAGAAGACATTTATATGATATGAAAATAGATTTTTCAAATAATACTTCTGAATTTATGAAAAAACAAAATCACAAAGATATGGAAAAATGGATTATAGATTTGATAGATACTGGAGAAAATTCCATGACAGGAGGAAGATTAAAAAGAGTTCAAAATTTACTAAAAAATGAAAAAACTTTTTGTCTAACTTATGGAGATGGTCTTTCTAATGTTAACATAAAAGATGAAATAGAATTCCACAAAAAACACGGAAAAATAGCAACTATGTTAGCAGTTTTTCCTCCAGCAAGATGGGGAGCAGTAAGTATAAATAATGAAAATATAGTTACAGATTTTATAGAAAAACCAAAAGGAGATAATGCCTATATTAATGGAGGTTTTTTTGTACTAAATAATGAAATATTTGATTATTTAGAAGATGATTCAACAATATTTGAACAAAGTCCTCTTAGAAGATTATCTAAAGATAAACAGCTAATGGCATTCAAACATGAAGGTTTTTGGCAATGTATGGATACACAGAGAGATAAAACAGTATTAGAAGAAATGTGGAATCAAAAAAATCCGCCTTGGAAAATTTGGTAAAT from Brachyspira suanatina carries:
- a CDS encoding ParA family protein → MIKSIAFHILKGGVGKTTLSGNIAYKISETKKTILIDCDIQANSSNWFLKENIDYELSDCLQGRPLQNAIKKIKENFYIIPTKPKDSSLKNYAETKLFQEPFIFEDLNTELQKLGFEYAVYDLSPSISQLERCILLSINEVITPITPEYFSFDGIELFYNELQKINKSYRKKIKYDKIIINLINKSFETHKQYLNILQDLQKYNIYKVGQDRKIADSQKYNQTIYQYYPKSNTIEELNKIANDLIGA
- the rfbF gene encoding glucose-1-phosphate cytidylyltransferase encodes the protein MKLIILAGGLGTRLGEETYIRPKPLVEIGGRPIIWHIMKYYSFYGINEFVILLGYKGYMIKEFFDNYRRHLYDMKIDFSNNTSEFMKKQNHKDMEKWIIDLIDTGENSMTGGRLKRVQNLLKNEKTFCLTYGDGLSNVNIKDEIEFHKKHGKIATMLAVFPPARWGAVSINNENIVTDFIEKPKGDNAYINGGFFVLNNEIFDYLEDDSTIFEQSPLRRLSKDKQLMAFKHEGFWQCMDTQRDKTVLEEMWNQKNPPWKIW